One Apis cerana isolate GH-2021 linkage group LG16, AcerK_1.0, whole genome shotgun sequence DNA segment encodes these proteins:
- the LOC108000292 gene encoding uncharacterized protein LOC108000292 translates to MADNKSAIVIYLLIVISIAIVDGQLLSTEHRTQAASERVNNLWCYQCETMEDGERCSNLTGNYSAFEYKCTGDKRTCMVKRFSYTTSTEDSTSSPQTWSMERKCTSKCDPGCIVIGERTKLSACTTCCEQSFCNVGTGAANELTINWIDLFLALVLQITLTIIIHPS, encoded by the exons ATGGCTGACAATAAAAGTGCCATTGTCATATACTTGCTGATCGTCATTTCAATCGCAATTGTTGATG ggCAATTATTGTCTACGGAACATCGAACTCAAGCAGCATCAGAACGAGTGAACAATTTATGGTGTTATCAATGTGAAACGATGGAAGATGGAGAGAGATGTTCCAATCTTACCGGAAATTATAGCGCTTTCGAGTACAAGTGCACTGGTGACAAAAGGACTTGCATG gtgAAGCGATTTTCTTACACCACCAGCACTGAAGATTCAACCTCTAGTCCTCAAACGTGGTCGATGGAAAGGAAATGTACTAGTAAATGCGATCCTGGATGTATAGTGATCGGCGAACGTACAAAATTGTCGGCTTGCACTACTTGTTGCGAACAATCGTTTTGCAATGTTGGCACTGGTGCTGCGAATGAATTGACGATAAATTGGATCGATCTATTTCTAGCTTTAGTATTGCAAATTACATTGACAATCATTATACATCCGTCCTGA
- the LOC108000415 gene encoding defensin-2, whose product MKFFVLFAILVAIVYASCASVSQVVYDEPIYDLRQIEEENIEPDTELMDSNEPLLLRHRRVTCDVLSWQSKWLSINHSACAIRCLAKRRKGGRCKNGVCICRK is encoded by the exons ATGAAGTTCTTTGTACTTTTCGCGATTCTCGTCGCTATCGTTTACGCATCTTGCGCAAGTGTTTCTCAAGTTGTTTACGATGAACCGATTTACGATTTGA ggCAAATTGAGGAGGAAAATATAGAACCAGATACGGAATTGATGGATTCCAACGAACCGCTACTGCTACGACATCGAAGGGTAACGTGCGACGTTTTATCATGGCAATCAAAATGGCTGAGCATTAATCATTCAGCCTGCGCTATCAGATGTTTAGCTAAACGACGTAAAGGTGGCAGATGCAAAAATGGCGTGTGCATCTGTCGAAAGtga